A genomic stretch from Hemibagrus wyckioides isolate EC202008001 linkage group LG02, SWU_Hwy_1.0, whole genome shotgun sequence includes:
- the LOC131370106 gene encoding serine/threonine-protein kinase pim-1-like: MAQVAPVLFKGYSVLRRTAPKLRHAKNWENWCLPLAGLLCSSAPEDELRKSVVNMGDEFVSKGWIYAAHICYVLARMELGLRHQFHLIGCDGLNVPHKNTAKREAIERTEVYEYLLSLTSGSGQIVFQEFKFLHAYMLAKAGLHVQALEYCEIIATMVLRFPRCVSGGTVKVAIELCEKLLQQKKEKEPEWLLKFQQLLQDGSDFSSSGSLDSPEFHPSDHDEFDSRYTMGEMLGRGGFGSVYAGVRKADGKKVAIKFVLKYFATDFLTIPGETDSLPMEVALMKMVSTPTRCDNVVELLDWFETSESFIMVLERPDPCMDLAQFKRNNNRRVPESVARKVMRQVVQATRHCSDRGVFHSDIKCANILINPDTLEVKLIDFGCGNLLTDEPFMSYAGTPYYWPPEWVLDRKYFVVPATIWSLGLVLFDLVCGTLPFNSDEEITKGCLKFAPDVSTECRGLIKWCLDKEPEGRPSFDGILRHDWFKEGCETTV; encoded by the exons ATGGCTCAAGTCGCCCCGGTCCTCTTCAAGGGCTATAGTGTTCTGAGGAGAACAGCGCCGAAA CTCAGGCATGCTAAGAACTGGGAGAACTGGTGTCTTCCTCTGGCGGGTCTTTTATGCTCCAGTGCTCCAGAAGATGAACTCAGAAAATCTGTTGTTAACATGGGAGATGAATTTG TCTCCAAAGGATGGATCTATGCAGCACATATCTGCTACGTGTTGGCACGCATGGAGCTGGGATTACGTCATCAATTTCACTTGATTGGATGTGATGG TTTAAATGTACCACACAAGAATACAGCCAAGAGGGAGGCTATTGAGAGAACTGAGGTCTATGAGTACCTGCTGTCTCTGACCTCAGGGTCCGGCCAGATAGTCTTCCAG gAGTTCAAATTCCTTCATGCCTACATGCTAGCCAAAGCTGGACTTCATGTTCAGGCTCTTGAGTACTGTGAGATCATCGCTACAATGGTCCTCAGATTTCCTCGCTGTGTCAGTGGGGGAACCGTAAAGGTGGCTATAGAG CTCTGTGAGAAGCTGCTtcaacagaagaaagaaaaagaacctGAGTGGCTGTTAAAATTTCAGCAGCTGCTCCAAGACGGTTCAGACTTTTCTAGCTCCGGTTCTCTGGATAGCCCTGAGTTCCACCCTTCAGATCACG atgAGTTTGATTCCCGGTACACTATGGGAGAGATGCTGGGGAGAGGAGGCTTCGGCTCTGTCTACGCTGGAGTCCGTAAGGCAGATGGGAAAAAG GTTGCCATTAAATTTGTCCTCAAATATTTCGCCACAGACTTCCTCACCATC cctggagagacagacagcctgCCTATGGAGGTGGCATTAATGAAGATGGTGTCCACGCCTACTCGCTGTGACAATGTGGTGGAGCTGCTGGACTGGTTTGAGACGTCCGAATCCTTCATCATGGTGCTGGAGCGACCTGACCCCTGCATGGACCTGGCCCAATTCAAGAGAAATAACAACCGCCGGGTGCCTGAATCGGTGGCTCGAAAGGTCATGCGGCAGGTGGTTCAAGCCACTCGTCACTGCAGCGATCGTGGAGTTTTTCACAGCGATATCAAGTGTGCAAATATTCTGATTAATCCGGACACGTTGGAGGTGAAGTTGATCGACTTCGGCTGCGGTAATTTGCTAACGGACGAGCCCTTTATGAGCTATGCAG GCACTCCATATTATTGGCCTCCTGAGTGGGTACTGGACAGAAAATATTTTGTTGTTCCTGCTACCATCTGGAGTCTGGGTCTGGTCCTGTTTGACCTGGTCTGCGGAACCCTGCCCTTTAATAGTGATGAGGAGATTACCAAGGGCTGTCTGAAGTTCGCTCCTGATGTGTCTACTG AGTGCCGTGGCTTGATAAAGTGGTGCTTGGATAAAGAACCTGAAGGGCGGCCAAGTTTTGATGGAATCCTGAGACACGACTGGTTTAAGGAGGGATGTGAGACCACGGTGTAG